A genomic stretch from Xiphophorus maculatus strain JP 163 A chromosome 14, X_maculatus-5.0-male, whole genome shotgun sequence includes:
- the LOC102223133 gene encoding protein canopy 4 isoform X1, translating to MNAFILAVVCVCGFAAGSEDERLPNKCEVCKFLTMELQETLEKTGRSKEVLEVGEVLDTGKRRRKIQYNTSETRLTEAVDNICERILQYNVHAERPGSLRYAKGSSQTMTTLKNLVNKGVKVDLGMPYELWDEPSAEVTNMKKQCETMLEQYEDVVEEWYFHHQDRRLENFLCENHVLKTSERECLEEVWKGDSGLKGGAEEEKRADKEGMTHDAREL from the exons ATGAACGCGTTTATTCTGGCTGTCGTTTGTGTCTGCGGCTTTGCTGCTGGGAGTGAAGACGAGAGACTGCCCAATAAGTGCGAAG tTTGTAAGTTTCTCACAATGGAGCTGCAGGAGACTCTGGAGAAAACTGGCCGCTCTAAAGAGGTTCTGGAGGTTGGAGAGGTGCTGGACACaggcaagaggaggaggaagattcAATACAACACCTC AGAAACTCGTCTGACCGAGGCGGTGGACAACATATGCGAGCGCATCCTGCAGTACAACGTTCACGCCGAGAGGCCTGGTAGCCTCAGATACGCCAAG GGCTCCAGTCAGACCATGACGACGCTGAAGAATCTGGTCAACAAAGGAGTGAAAGTAGACCTGGGCATGCCATATGAGCTCTGGGACGAGCCGTCTGCGGAGgtgacaaatatgaaaaaacag TGCGAGACGATGCTGGAGCAGTACGAGGACGTGGTGGAGGAATGGTACTTCCACCATCAGGACCGGAGGCTGGAGAACTTCCTCTGTGAGAACCACGTCCTGAAGACGTCAGAGCGAG AATGTCTTGAGGAGGTGTGGAAAGGCGACTCCGGTCTTAAAGGAGGAgctgaggaagaaaaaagagcagaTAAAGAGGGAATGACACACGATGCCAGAGAACTTTGA
- the LOC102223133 gene encoding protein canopy 4 isoform X2, translating into MELQETLEKTGRSKEVLEVGEVLDTGKRRRKIQYNTSETRLTEAVDNICERILQYNVHAERPGSLRYAKGSSQTMTTLKNLVNKGVKVDLGMPYELWDEPSAEVTNMKKQCETMLEQYEDVVEEWYFHHQDRRLENFLCENHVLKTSERECLEEVWKGDSGLKGGAEEEKRADKEGMTHDAREL; encoded by the exons ATGGAGCTGCAGGAGACTCTGGAGAAAACTGGCCGCTCTAAAGAGGTTCTGGAGGTTGGAGAGGTGCTGGACACaggcaagaggaggaggaagattcAATACAACACCTC AGAAACTCGTCTGACCGAGGCGGTGGACAACATATGCGAGCGCATCCTGCAGTACAACGTTCACGCCGAGAGGCCTGGTAGCCTCAGATACGCCAAG GGCTCCAGTCAGACCATGACGACGCTGAAGAATCTGGTCAACAAAGGAGTGAAAGTAGACCTGGGCATGCCATATGAGCTCTGGGACGAGCCGTCTGCGGAGgtgacaaatatgaaaaaacag TGCGAGACGATGCTGGAGCAGTACGAGGACGTGGTGGAGGAATGGTACTTCCACCATCAGGACCGGAGGCTGGAGAACTTCCTCTGTGAGAACCACGTCCTGAAGACGTCAGAGCGAG AATGTCTTGAGGAGGTGTGGAAAGGCGACTCCGGTCTTAAAGGAGGAgctgaggaagaaaaaagagcagaTAAAGAGGGAATGACACACGATGCCAGAGAACTTTGA